Proteins encoded together in one Streptomyces sp. TLI_171 window:
- a CDS encoding glycoside hydrolase family 15 protein: MAGRIEDYALIGDMQTAALVSRDGAVDWLCLPRFDSPAVFAGLLGTDEHGFWRIGPAVPVEDRPVAPQPSSALLDTGELRVPPVTAAAPAVPCDRRRYRGDSLILEQEWDTQDGTVRVIDFMPPRHLLGTPDVPQMIRIVEGLEGTVRMRSAVRMRFSYGRIVPWVHRVEHPEVGQRTVAVAGPDSVWLDGRAETYGRDLTTYADFTVSAGERIAFGLTWKASHEPAPAPPDAEGALASTERFWRDWVDQCTYQGPYREAVVRSLITLKALTYAPTGGIVAAPTTSLPEDLGGMRNWDYRYTWLRDAAITLSSLLRTGYREEARAWREWLLRAVAGDPENLQIMYGIAGERELTESELDWLPGYEGSRPVRVGNGAAGQLQLDVYGEVVEALHLATMSGLSRHDHAHQLQLRLIEYLEDHWRNPDEGIWEVRGPRRHFVHSKVMAWVAVDRTLKLLAQAEEQPPGLVERWTKLRAEIHADVCARGYDEQRNTFTQYYGGKELDASLLLIPQVGFLPPDDKRVIGTIEAIQRELATEDGFVLRYPTHDEQGNNVDGLSGHEGAFLACSFWLADDLAMIGRVGEARELFERLLSLRNDLGLLAEEWDPRARRQVGNFPQAFSHVPLIDTALRLTAAGGLNLSN; encoded by the coding sequence ATGGCCGGTCGCATCGAGGACTACGCGCTCATCGGGGACATGCAGACCGCCGCCCTGGTCAGCCGGGACGGCGCGGTCGACTGGCTGTGCCTGCCCAGGTTCGACTCGCCCGCGGTGTTCGCCGGGCTGCTCGGCACCGACGAGCACGGTTTCTGGCGGATCGGGCCGGCCGTCCCGGTCGAGGACCGGCCGGTCGCGCCGCAGCCCAGCTCGGCGCTGCTGGACACCGGCGAGCTGCGCGTCCCGCCGGTCACCGCCGCCGCGCCCGCCGTGCCCTGCGACCGGCGCCGCTACCGCGGCGACTCGCTGATCCTGGAGCAGGAGTGGGACACCCAGGACGGCACCGTCCGGGTGATCGACTTCATGCCGCCCCGCCACCTGCTCGGCACGCCCGACGTGCCGCAGATGATCCGGATCGTGGAGGGCCTGGAAGGCACCGTCCGGATGCGTTCGGCGGTGCGGATGCGCTTCAGCTACGGCCGGATCGTGCCCTGGGTGCACCGGGTCGAGCACCCCGAGGTCGGCCAGCGCACCGTCGCCGTCGCCGGCCCCGACTCGGTGTGGCTGGACGGCCGGGCCGAGACCTACGGGCGCGACCTGACCACGTACGCCGACTTCACCGTCTCCGCGGGCGAGCGGATCGCCTTCGGCCTGACCTGGAAGGCCTCCCACGAGCCGGCGCCCGCGCCGCCGGACGCCGAGGGCGCGCTGGCCTCCACCGAGCGGTTCTGGCGCGACTGGGTCGACCAGTGCACCTACCAGGGCCCCTACCGGGAGGCCGTGGTCCGCTCGCTGATCACCCTGAAGGCGCTCACCTACGCCCCCACCGGCGGCATCGTCGCCGCCCCCACCACCTCGCTGCCCGAGGACCTCGGCGGGATGCGCAACTGGGACTACCGGTACACCTGGCTCCGGGACGCCGCGATCACGCTGTCCTCGCTGCTGCGCACCGGCTACCGCGAGGAGGCCCGGGCCTGGCGCGAGTGGCTGCTGCGCGCGGTGGCCGGCGACCCGGAGAACCTGCAGATCATGTACGGCATCGCCGGGGAGCGCGAGCTCACCGAGTCCGAACTCGACTGGCTGCCCGGCTACGAGGGCTCCCGCCCGGTCCGGGTCGGCAACGGCGCCGCCGGGCAGCTCCAGCTCGACGTGTACGGCGAGGTCGTCGAGGCCCTGCACCTGGCCACCATGTCCGGGTTGTCCCGGCACGACCACGCCCACCAGCTGCAGCTGCGCCTGATCGAGTACCTGGAGGACCACTGGCGCAACCCGGACGAGGGCATCTGGGAGGTCCGCGGGCCGCGCCGGCACTTCGTGCACTCCAAGGTGATGGCCTGGGTCGCCGTCGACCGCACCCTCAAGCTGCTGGCGCAGGCCGAGGAGCAGCCGCCCGGCCTGGTCGAGCGCTGGACGAAGCTGCGCGCCGAGATCCACGCCGACGTGTGCGCCCGCGGCTACGACGAGCAGCGCAACACCTTCACCCAGTACTACGGCGGCAAGGAGCTGGACGCCTCGCTGCTGCTGATCCCGCAGGTCGGGTTCCTGCCGCCGGACGACAAGCGGGTCATCGGCACCATCGAGGCGATCCAGCGCGAACTGGCCACCGAGGACGGGTTCGTGCTGCGCTACCCGACCCACGACGAGCAGGGCAACAACGTCGACGGGCTGTCGGGGCACGAGGGGGCGTTCCTGGCCTGCTCGTTCTGGCTGGCCGACGACCTGGCGATGATCGGGCGCGTCGGCGAGGCCCGGGAGCTGTTCGAGCGGCTGCTGTCGCTCCGCAACGACCTGGGGCTGCTGGCCGAGGAGTGGGACCCGCGGGCCCGCCGCCAGGTCGGCAACTTCCCGCAGGCGTTCAGCCACGTCCCGCTGATCGACACGGCGCTGCGGCTGACCGCCGCGGGCGGGCTCAACCTGTCGAACTGA
- a CDS encoding glycosyltransferase family 4 protein, with protein sequence MVLAIGRLVQQKCFALLLDAVPYFTPPGAAAPRVLLAGDGPERQGLRERVAAEHLPVELLGYRTDIPDLLAAADAVVLSSRWEARSLVAQEAMRAGVPVVATAVGGVPELVGDAAVLVPFADPRALGGAVRELLGDERRRTELAAAGRAQAATWPDEAATVAQVLSIYDELVQRQN encoded by the coding sequence GTGGTGCTGGCGATCGGCCGCCTCGTCCAGCAGAAGTGCTTCGCGCTGCTGCTGGACGCCGTCCCGTACTTCACCCCGCCCGGAGCGGCCGCGCCCCGGGTGCTGCTGGCCGGCGACGGGCCCGAGCGCCAGGGCCTGCGCGAGCGGGTCGCGGCCGAACACCTGCCGGTCGAACTGCTCGGCTACCGCACCGACATCCCCGACCTGCTGGCCGCCGCCGACGCGGTGGTGCTCTCCTCCCGCTGGGAGGCCCGTTCGCTGGTCGCCCAGGAGGCGATGCGGGCCGGCGTGCCGGTGGTCGCCACCGCCGTCGGCGGGGTGCCCGAACTGGTCGGCGACGCCGCGGTGCTGGTCCCGTTCGCCGACCCGCGGGCGCTCGGGGGAGCGGTCCGCGAGCTGCTCGGCGACGAGCGGCGCCGCACCGAACTCGCCGCGGCGGGCCGCGCCCAGGCGGCCACCTGGCCGGACGAGGCCGCCACGGTCGCCCAGGTGCTCAGCATCTACGACGAACTGGTGCAGCGTCAGAACTGA